AGGATGACGCCGCTCCACATCAGCCAATAAGGCCTTGCCTCCAGTGATGTCGGCTACAGATGCCTTGGTGACTTCATAGCCCACTGGCAACTCGTAATCCGCATCCACCATAAGATGCAATTTAAAGCCAAACCAACTTTTCACACGCTCCCAAAGGGTACCGTCCTTATGCTGGCCCTTGTAAGTCTTTACACCCAGGTCCGCGTCACTTTCTAAGCGGCCGTCTTCTGTCTTCGGTTCCTCTCTCTTCTTGCGGCCGCGGCTATGACTGGCTATGGCCTTGCTGTCTATGGACAAGTTTTGCCCAAAATCAGGCAATATCTTTCGCAACTCATCCACCAACTGGTCAAAAATAGTATCAATGAAAGACTGGCGAAGATATAGACCCTTTAAAAATCGGGTGTACACACTGGGAGGCGGAACCGCTTTCTGGCCCTTTAGCGGATCAAAACCGCACAACTGGCGCAACTGAGCGTTCCGCTTTAGCTCACGGCGCAGACTTTCCACTGATTCATGCTGAAAAACTATCCCGGCTAATATCGAATTCCATACCGCTCGGACAGGATAATCATCCCGGCCACGGCCACGGTCCTTCTCAATAACCTTCATTAGCTTCTCATCAGGGAGATACTCCAAAACTAATCGCAGCCGTTCTAAATCTCCTAATTCGTCAATTTCTTCCCAGCCAAATAATCTCTTTTGTGGTATGATTGCCATAAGCGTCCTGTTTGATGTTTTTTGTTTTTTTTAGCAAAACCATTATAACATCAATTACTTAAGGACGCTTACCTTTTTTGGGGTCAATTTCTAATAAATAACCTCAAATCCCGTAAAAATACCCTCTCTGTATGTATATTTGGGGTAAAATTAATTTAACCACTCCTCGATGACTACCAATTTCAACCGGTTACATACAACGCAATTGGCTCCTCTATGGCTGTAAAACTTTTTAAAACATAGCTGAAGAAGGAGAAGGCGCCGAATAATACATCCCGATTGAGGATATGCCTGATGGGGTTGATAAAAAAAGCTGTTAAAAAATCCCCCTCAATCCCCCTTTAGAAAAGGGGGAATTTTTTATTTCCCTCTTCAAATGATCTCATGATTGAAAAAACCTTCCTTTTTTTACTTCCCTTTTTAAAGGGGAGTTTACAGGAAATTGGCCTCATAATCATTTTTGTTTACAAGGCATTCTCCAGCCCTGGTTGCCATAGATGTTCGGTCTGAGCTATACTCCAGAAACCATTATGCCAAAAGAAAATCATAAAGATTGGCTTTATCCGCTTGGGCTTTTTGCGGCGGCTCTGGTCATTCGTCTGGTTTTCCTGGCCCAGGTTCAAGGGCAGGCTTACTTTGAGACCCTGCTCCTTGACTCCCAGGCGTATGACGCCCGGGCGCGTGAAATCCTTGGTGGAGACTGGCTGGGGCGCAGCGTCTTTTACCAGGACCCCCTTTATCCTTACTTTCTGGCCCTGATCTATAAAATCTTCGGCACAGGCACTCTCCCGGTGCGTCTGATTCAGATCATCCTCGGCTCCTTAAACGCCGTCCTGATCTATCTCATGGGGAAGCACCTTGGAGGACGGCGCGTCGGGGTCCTGGCCGGGGTTCTGTTTCTCCTTTACGGGCTGGTTTGTTTTTATGACGGGCTCATTGCCAAGGACGGTCCAGGGCTTTTTCTGGTCTGTCTCTCTCTGGCGGTCTTATTCTGGGCGGCCGTGAGAGAGCGGTCCTGGTCCTGGCTGCCAGCGGGGGCGATCTTCGGGCTGGCGACTTTGACCAGAGGCAATCTGCTGCTCATCGCGCCCCTGGTGGCGACATGGATCATCTTTGCCTCGCGATCCAATCTTTCAGGCCGTTTGGTCGCGCTCGGATGCTTTATCCTGGGTCTTATTCTGATCATGGTCCCGGTCACTATCCGCAACTGGGTCGTGGGCCGGGACCTGATCCTGATCACGGCTCAGGCCGGTCAGAATTTTTATATTGGCAACAATCCGCGCGCCTGGGGGTTTTTTGAAAACCCGAAACACATTCGCCTGGAGCCTCGATACGAGGAAGAAGACTTCAGGCAGGAGGCCCTGCGGCTGACCGGCCTCAAGGATATGAAACCCTCTGAGGTCTCCAGCTTCTGGATGAGGCAAGGGCTGAAGTTTATACGGGAAAATCCGGGCCGGGCCCTGAAACTCCTGGGTCACAAGACGGCCATGTTTTTTAACAACTTTGAGATTCCGGATAACTACAACTACTATTTTGCCAGGAGGCAGGCCGCTTTCCTCAAATGGCTGCCGCTTTCTTTTGGCCTGACGGTTTCTCTCGGTCTGGTGGGACTGGCCCTGCCTTGGCCGGACCGTGGCCGCTTCTTTTTGCCTGCGCTCTTTTTCCTGGGCTATCTTGTCTCGATTGTGCCTTTTCACATGGCTGCCCGTTACCGCCTGCCGGTCATACCTCTGCTTTTTTGCGGCGCGGCGGTATTGATCTGGTGGGTCTATGACCGTGTCCGGGCCAGGCAATGGCGGCCTCTGACGCTTGCCTTGATCCCGGTGGCGATGCTCCTGGTCTTCTGCCACTGGCCGTTCTATTCCCCTGACCAGACCTTTGCCGACCCTTACACCGCCTTAGGTATTGCCGCCTCCCGGGCCGGGCAGGATCAAAAGGCGGTGAGTTATTTTGAGCAGGCCCTTGAGGTCAACCCGGAATATACCCCGGCCCGCTATAACCTGGGCAACGCCTACCTGGCTCAGGAGAAATATGATCAGGCCAAAAAAGAGTATTTGCAGACCATATCCACTAATCCTGATTTCATCCCGGCCTACCTGAACCTGGGCAAAATTTATCTGGACCTGGGCCATTATGAGAGAGCTCAGGATGTCTTTAAAAAAGCCATTGAGAAAAATCCGAACGCAGCCAGAGCCTATACAGGCCTGGGCCTCTCCTTTCACTCCCGGCACGGCTACACCGAGGCCAGGGCCGCTTATAAAAAGGCCTTGGCCCTCCGGCCTGATGAAGCTGAAGCCTGGTATAACCTGGCCTGTGTGCTGGCTCAATTGAATCTCCTGGATGAAGCCTGGTCACACCTTAAGGCCGCGGCGCGGCTCAGGCCCGATCTGGCCCGCCAGGCGCCTGATGACCCGGACCTGCGGCCGCTGGGCACGCCGGACGAGATCCGCAGGCGGTTGAAAGATTGAGGCATGGCCTCTTCTCGAAATAAGAGCCGACTCGGCCAGACAATGATTCGAACGACAGGGAATCCTGAAGAGGCAGAATTAAGGCCCCTGAGAATCTGGCTCGCCCTGACCGTGGCCCTGCTTCTAATCCTTCACTTCGGTCTGGGCTTTTTCAGCCTCAAGGATAAATCACCCACCGTGGATGAATTCGCCCACCTGCCTGCCGGGGCTTTTTATCTGAAGACGGGTGACTTTTCGCTTTATGGCAAGAACCCGCCCCTGATCAAACTCTGGTGCGGCTGGACACTCCTGGCCGCCGGGGCCGAGGTTCAGAGCGAAGAAAGGTTTGAGGCGGCCGGTGACTGGCGGCCCTGGATATATGGCACGCAGTTTATGCGGGACAATGCGGCCCGGTATCACGACCTCTTTATTTACGGGCGTTTGCCCAACCTCGTTCTTTCTGCCTGCCTGGGGCTGGTGGTCTTTTTCTGGGCCCAGGCGCTTTTCGGTTCGCGAGGCGGCCTGATCGCCTTGCTGGCATACGCCATCTCCCCCAACCTGCTGGCTCATGCCCGGCTGGTAACCCCGGACCTGGGTCTGGCCCTCTTCTTTACCCTGACTCTCTTCCTCCTGTGGCGGTTTTTTAAACGGCCGGGAATCGCGCTGGCCGTTCTGGCCGGGATTTCCCTGGGGTTGGCGAATCTGACCAAATTCACCGGGTTGCTCTTGCTGCCTCTTTTCGTGGTTTTATTTATCCTGGAAATCGCGCTGCACCCGGCAGATCAAAGGAAGTCCTTTATTGTTCGAGGTCTGGCCGGACTGATGGCGGCCTTTTTGGTCGCCCTGCTGGTCATAAACGTGGGGTATGGGTTCCGCAAGACGCCGACCGATATTCGCCGCATGCCTGTCAGCAGCCAGTTCTTTCAAGGGCTAGCCGCGAGTCCTTTGAGCGCCTTTTCCTGGCCGGCGCCACAGGATTATCTCGAAGGCTTTGACCGCCAGCAGCGGGACGTGAGCCAGGGCGTCTTTCCCAATTATTTAAACGGCCGCTTCAGCCAGGAAGGCTGGTGGTATTATTTCACCTATGCCTGGCTGCTAAAGACGCCTCTGGCCCTGGAGATCGCTCTGGTTCTGGCCCTGGGACTATGGGGCTGGTCAAGGTTTCGTGATTGGAGGAATGTGGTTTACCTCTGGCTTCCGGCCATGCTCCTCTGGGTGGTCCTGTCGTTTTTTAATCATATCAACGTCGGTCTGCGGTATCTCCTGCCAGCCCTGCCGTTGACCTTCATCTTCCTGGGCTCTCTGGGCCGGTTCAGACTGGAACCCCACCTGTACAGGCGCGTCCTGGCCGTGGCCCTGATCGGGCTTTTTCTCGTGGACAGCCTGCTGGCCTTTCCGCACTACTTAGCTTATTTCAACCCGGTTTTCACCAGCCGAGGCAAGGCCCGTTTTCACCTGCTGGACTCAAACCTGGACTGGGGACAGGACTTGAAATACCTCAAGACCTTCATGGACGAGCAGGGGTTGAAGAAAATCAAGCTGGCCTACTTCGGGCACGCAGACCCGAAGCTGTATGGCATTAACTTTGAGATCGCCGCGGATGAACCGACCGATGCCCCCCTGGCCGTGAGCGCCAACCTGGTCATGGGCCTGCCTTACCCGCTGACCTATGTGGACCCGGCGGTGTGGATCCAGCCCCAGACCTTTGCCTGGCTGAGAGACCGCCAGCCCGACGCCCAGGTGGGCTATTCTATCCTGATTTATAATCTGGCTTTGAAATGAGGGGAGTTTTTTTTAAATGAATGCCAGGGAGCTTCGCAGCCTGACCTACAGCTCCTAATTTTTAATCTATTATAAATATTAGGGATTTTATGATAGAATTAAGACCTTAGGCCCGTAGGACACCATGCCCACGCGGGAGATAAAATAAAAATGGCCGACCTATTCTCGCAAAACGAGTCCAAGAACCTGGCCGCGCCTCTGGCCGAGAGGATGCGGCCGCGAACCCTGGATGAATTCGTGGGGCAGTCGCATTTGATCGGCCCGGACAAGATCCTTTCCAGGCTGGTCGAAGCCGGGGAGATGGTTTCCATAATTTTCTGGGGACCGCCAGGCACGGGCAAGACCACCCTGGCCAGGCTGGTGGCCCAGGCGGCTCAGGCCGAGTTCATCGCTTTTTCCGCGGTTCTTGCCGGGGTCAAGGAGGTTCGGGAGGTCATTGCGCAGGCTCGGGAGAATCAGAAGTTTGCCCGCCTGAAGACGGTGCTTTTCGTAGATGAAATTCACCGTTTCAACAAGGCCCAGCAGGACTCCTTTCTGCCGCATGTGGAAAGCGGCCTGATAACCCTTCTCGGGGCGACCACGGAAAACCCCTCCTTTGAGGTCACCCCGCCTCTGCTTTCCCGGATGCGGGTGTTGGTCCTTCATTCCCTGAAAGAAAAGGACCTGGCCGTCCTCCTTGACCGGGCTTTAGGCGACAGTGAGCGGGGCCTGGGAAGCACCGGGGCCGTGCTGACGCCGGAAGCGCGAGCCTTCTTGCTGAGCACGGCTGACGGTGATGCGCGGACCCTTTTGAGCGCCCTGGAATTGGCCGTCATGATCACCCGGCCGGAGAACGGTGAGCGCCGGGTGGGGCTGGCGGATGTGGAGGAGGCCCTTCAGGAGAAAAGCCTGCGCTACGATAAGGCCGGGGAAGAGCACTACAACCTGATTTCCGCCCTGCACAAGAGCCTGAGGGACTCAGATCCAGATGCGAGCCTGTACTGGCTGGCCCGCATGATTTTAGCTGGAGAGCACCCTTTGTACCTGCTCAGGCGGATGATCCGTTTTGCCTCCGAGGACATAGGAAACGCCGACCCGGTGGCTTTAATCCTGGCGACCAGCGCTTTGGAGTCTTACCAGCTCCTGGGATCGCCCGAGGGGGACCTGGCTCTGGCCCAGGTAGCTCTTTATCTCGCCACGGCAGAGAAGTCCAACGCGGCCTATATGGCCTATGAAGCTGCCTTGACCGATGCCCGGGAGAAAGGCACCCTGCCAGTGCCTCTTTCTATTCGGAATGCTCCGACGAGGCTGATGAAGGACCTGGGTTATGGAAGGGGCTATCGTTATGCCCATGACAATGATGAGGCCATCGTCTGGCAGGAACACATGCCTGATGAGCTCAAAGGCAGAAAGTACTACTTCCCGACGGACCGCGGCCGGGAAAAAGCCATCGTCCAAAGGCTGGCCGAGTGGCGGCGGCGTCTGGCTGGCGACAAAGGCCAGCAGACCGGCGCGGCCAGGCCTGGCGCCCTGAAGCAGAACCCCAAGCCAGAGAACGGGAAGTGATCAGACTGAGGACGCGACATGGGGTGTCCTGGTTAACGATATATGGAGATAAAGGACTAAGGTAATAATTATTACCTTATCGTCTTTGTCCTAAATCCTGGTATCCTTCTCTGGTAAAGATGAAAAGGGCATAATAGCCTTTATTTTTTACTAAAAAATGCAACTCTTCAGCAGTATGCCGCACTGATTGGTAGGTCTGCCTGCGCTGTAGTTGACCTTCAATTTTAATTTCATAATGTGTTTTATGATTCGGTTAAGACTTAACCAGTTTGAGGGAAGGCTCTTTTTTCTTTTTGGGCTTATCCTGCTTCGCTTTCAAGATATTTTCATTAAACAGAGAGTTTTTCACCCGGACTGAATTAATGAGAAAAAAGATGATCACAGATTTTTCCCAATCTTTGGTTGGCTTGAATTGTTCCATGGTTTTCTTGTAATGCGGAAGCAGCTGGGTGAGGGAAGCCTCATCCAGGCTGAGGATTCGTTCGGCTATTTGATCGAGGGTTTTATCGAGCATTGGGAACAACTCGTGACAAATTGTTAAAAAAAGACTATAATCATATTCTGGTGTTGTCAAGGGTCATATTTTAATGGCCTGTGAAGTGGCTTCTACTGCTAGTAGTTTGCTCAAAAAAAACAGATAATTTTTAAGTCCAAGAGGAGCCAGTAATAGTTCTCTTCGGGGCAGGGTCCCGGCGAGGGCGGTGCATAAGGTAAGGTAACGTGAGCTTGTTTTATTGAGGTGTAAGGAGATGCCCAACAAAAAATCTGTTCCAAAAGAGCCCAAGATTGAGCTGGACTTTAACAACGTCATGGCCGATATTCTGAAGTCGAAGAATGGGTTGACCCTGGGGGAGATCAACAAGCTGAAGCCAGAAATGGCCGCGGTTCACAAGGACCTGGTGCAGCGGCGTAAAAATGGAGAGCTGCCTTTTTTAGACCTGCCTTTCCAGACTCAGGAGCTTAAATCAATCCGACGCGTGGCAGAAGACATCAGGAAACGAACGGAAAATTTCGTGGTCTTAGGCATCGGCGGCTCCGCCCTGGGTACTCGGGCCCTGTTTACAGCCTTAAGCCCTCAGAATCACAACCTCCTGGACTCATCCAAAAGGCGTTTCCCCAGACTTTTTGTAGCCGATAATATTGATCCGGAGAGCCTGACGACGCTATTGAACTTTGTTGATCCCAGGCGCACTTTCTTCAATATTATCAGCAAATCCGGGACCACGACCGAGACCATAAGTCAATTCATGATCGTTCACGACCGGCTGCGCCGCAGTTTGGGGAAGTCAAGTATCAAGGATCATGTGGTTGTGACCACCGATCCGGAACAGGGGCTGCTGCGTGAGCTGGTCCGTCAGGAGGGCTACCTTGCCCTTGAGGTCCCTCCCGGCATTGGCGGTCGTTTTTCGATTTTAACACCGGTAAGCCTGCTGCCTCTGGCGGTGACGGGCATTAACATCGTGGAGCTGCTTAAAGGGGCGGCTGAGGCATCTGAGGCCTGCTCGCAGCCCAACATAATGCGCAATCCGGCTTACTTATTTGCCGTTTTGACCTATGCCTTGCGGCAGTGGCGTGGGCGATCCATTCTGGTGATGATGCCTTATGCGGATGCCCTTTCTGAGTTTGCGAGCTGGTTCAGCCAGCTGTGGGCCGAATCTCTGGGCAAACGCTATGCCACAGACGGCCGGGTGGTCCAGGCCGGACAAACACCGGTCAAGGCCATAGGCGCCACTGACCAGCACTCCCAGCTCCAGCTCTATATGGAGGGCCCGCAGGACAAAGTTATCGTCTTTGTCGGACAGAAGTCCTACCGGCTAGATACCCGCATCCCGCCCATATTCAAGGAGTACAAGGACCTGAACTACCTGAGCGGATATACTCTTGGAGAACTGATCCAGACTGAACAGGCAGCCACGGCT
Above is a window of Deltaproteobacteria bacterium DNA encoding:
- a CDS encoding replication-associated recombination protein A; the encoded protein is MADLFSQNESKNLAAPLAERMRPRTLDEFVGQSHLIGPDKILSRLVEAGEMVSIIFWGPPGTGKTTLARLVAQAAQAEFIAFSAVLAGVKEVREVIAQARENQKFARLKTVLFVDEIHRFNKAQQDSFLPHVESGLITLLGATTENPSFEVTPPLLSRMRVLVLHSLKEKDLAVLLDRALGDSERGLGSTGAVLTPEARAFLLSTADGDARTLLSALELAVMITRPENGERRVGLADVEEALQEKSLRYDKAGEEHYNLISALHKSLRDSDPDASLYWLARMILAGEHPLYLLRRMIRFASEDIGNADPVALILATSALESYQLLGSPEGDLALAQVALYLATAEKSNAAYMAYEAALTDAREKGTLPVPLSIRNAPTRLMKDLGYGRGYRYAHDNDEAIVWQEHMPDELKGRKYYFPTDRGREKAIVQRLAEWRRRLAGDKGQQTGAARPGALKQNPKPENGK
- a CDS encoding glycosyltransferase family 39 protein, which codes for MASSRNKSRLGQTMIRTTGNPEEAELRPLRIWLALTVALLLILHFGLGFFSLKDKSPTVDEFAHLPAGAFYLKTGDFSLYGKNPPLIKLWCGWTLLAAGAEVQSEERFEAAGDWRPWIYGTQFMRDNAARYHDLFIYGRLPNLVLSACLGLVVFFWAQALFGSRGGLIALLAYAISPNLLAHARLVTPDLGLALFFTLTLFLLWRFFKRPGIALAVLAGISLGLANLTKFTGLLLLPLFVVLFILEIALHPADQRKSFIVRGLAGLMAAFLVALLVINVGYGFRKTPTDIRRMPVSSQFFQGLAASPLSAFSWPAPQDYLEGFDRQQRDVSQGVFPNYLNGRFSQEGWWYYFTYAWLLKTPLALEIALVLALGLWGWSRFRDWRNVVYLWLPAMLLWVVLSFFNHINVGLRYLLPALPLTFIFLGSLGRFRLEPHLYRRVLAVALIGLFLVDSLLAFPHYLAYFNPVFTSRGKARFHLLDSNLDWGQDLKYLKTFMDEQGLKKIKLAYFGHADPKLYGINFEIAADEPTDAPLAVSANLVMGLPYPLTYVDPAVWIQPQTFAWLRDRQPDAQVGYSILIYNLALK
- a CDS encoding tetratricopeptide repeat protein, with translation MPKENHKDWLYPLGLFAAALVIRLVFLAQVQGQAYFETLLLDSQAYDARAREILGGDWLGRSVFYQDPLYPYFLALIYKIFGTGTLPVRLIQIILGSLNAVLIYLMGKHLGGRRVGVLAGVLFLLYGLVCFYDGLIAKDGPGLFLVCLSLAVLFWAAVRERSWSWLPAGAIFGLATLTRGNLLLIAPLVATWIIFASRSNLSGRLVALGCFILGLILIMVPVTIRNWVVGRDLILITAQAGQNFYIGNNPRAWGFFENPKHIRLEPRYEEEDFRQEALRLTGLKDMKPSEVSSFWMRQGLKFIRENPGRALKLLGHKTAMFFNNFEIPDNYNYYFARRQAAFLKWLPLSFGLTVSLGLVGLALPWPDRGRFFLPALFFLGYLVSIVPFHMAARYRLPVIPLLFCGAAVLIWWVYDRVRARQWRPLTLALIPVAMLLVFCHWPFYSPDQTFADPYTALGIAASRAGQDQKAVSYFEQALEVNPEYTPARYNLGNAYLAQEKYDQAKKEYLQTISTNPDFIPAYLNLGKIYLDLGHYERAQDVFKKAIEKNPNAARAYTGLGLSFHSRHGYTEARAAYKKALALRPDEAEAWYNLACVLAQLNLLDEAWSHLKAAARLRPDLARQAPDDPDLRPLGTPDEIRRRLKD
- a CDS encoding glucose-6-phosphate isomerase, whose amino-acid sequence is MPNKKSVPKEPKIELDFNNVMADILKSKNGLTLGEINKLKPEMAAVHKDLVQRRKNGELPFLDLPFQTQELKSIRRVAEDIRKRTENFVVLGIGGSALGTRALFTALSPQNHNLLDSSKRRFPRLFVADNIDPESLTTLLNFVDPRRTFFNIISKSGTTTETISQFMIVHDRLRRSLGKSSIKDHVVVTTDPEQGLLRELVRQEGYLALEVPPGIGGRFSILTPVSLLPLAVTGINIVELLKGAAEASEACSQPNIMRNPAYLFAVLTYALRQWRGRSILVMMPYADALSEFASWFSQLWAESLGKRYATDGRVVQAGQTPVKAIGATDQHSQLQLYMEGPQDKVIVFVGQKSYRLDTRIPPIFKEYKDLNYLSGYTLGELIQTEQAATARALALAGRPNMTLTLPRITPASMGYMMYLLEVATVASGYLYHIDPFDQPGVEMGKSFTYGLMGRPGYESFKDEFNKGPRPKKKYIL
- a CDS encoding transposase, with translation MAIIPQKRLFGWEEIDELGDLERLRLVLEYLPDEKLMKVIEKDRGRGRDDYPVRAVWNSILAGIVFQHESVESLRRELKRNAQLRQLCGFDPLKGQKAVPPPSVYTRFLKGLYLRQSFIDTIFDQLVDELRKILPDFGQNLSIDSKAIASHSRGRKKREEPKTEDGRLESDADLGVKTYKGQHKDGTLWERVKSWFGFKLHLMVDADYELPVGYEVTKASVADITGGKALLADVERRHP